The sequence below is a genomic window from Salvelinus sp. IW2-2015 unplaced genomic scaffold, ASM291031v2 Un_scaffold987, whole genome shotgun sequence.
TCTCTAGCACTGCACATTGCTGAACMACATATGTGAATATCAGATGTCATTTGATTCACTTGGAAGAGTTTCCCCGTGTCCACATCAAGGAACATGTTtcactcgctctctgctctcgtccAAAAGGTTACTCCTCTGTCAGCCCTGAAGTTTGCYGAGCTGACTGTGAAGGCTGGCATTCCCAAGGGAGTCATCAACATCGTTCCTGGCTCAGGTAACAGGACACAAGGGAGCAAGAGCTTGTGGGAAGGGAGAGGTCCTCCAGGAGATCTGTGAGATCTTATTAGATAAGGTTTTTGATTCTAATCtttatttttctgtttctctcactccatctccccATCTACCACCCACTCTCCCTCATCTCTACTACCCTTTCTCCCCCTGCCACCCtctcacccctttctctctctctacctccctatcCCCCATCTCTCTAATAGGTGGGATGGTGGGACAGCGCTTGTCTGACCACCCTGACATCCGTAAACTGGGCTTCACAGGCTCCACCCCTATCGGCAAACAGATCATGAAAAGGTACAGTAGGGGGCTGGGACCCCASTTATTCCTGATWKGYTKATATTGRGCTACTTCCTGCTCAKGCTCRCGTGTMATTTCCTGTTGCAGCTGTGCGCTGAGTAACCTGAAGAAGGTTTCTCTGGAGCTAGGAGGGAAGTCTCCACTCATCATCTTCAGCGACTGTGACATGGACAAGGCTGTGCgcatggtgagagagggagggaaagagaaaagagagagagtaactaaaggagaaggaaaagaggagagggacttCGTACCTGTGTCTTCGAATTTCTTCATTTGACCTGCTCTTATTTTCGTCATATTCccttcccctccatctccctttctACAGGGTATGAGTTCTGTGTTCTTCAACAAAGGAGAGAACTGCATCGCTGCTGGACGCCTGTTCGTGGAGGAGTCCATACATGATGAGTACATCAGGAGAGTGGTGAGTATCCTGAACCCTCCCACAACagtccaaaacacacaatacacttttcctcttcctccccttcctccgtTTCCTCCACCCCACAACAACTGAGTCTCCGTGTAGCGTAGCTCAAGGGTCTCTCAAGATCCTTTTCCTCGTCATAGCCTTTGCATTCCTCTTCCTCCGTCTCCCCTCCTCTTCACCCCATCAGTTGGAGGAGATAAAGAAGATGAAAGTGGGTGATCCTCTGGACCGCTCCACGGACCACGGGCCCCAGAACCACAAGGCCCACATGGAAAAGCTGGTGGAGTACTGTGAGGTGGGCATGAAGGAGGGCGCCACGCTGGTGTACGGGGGCAAACAGGTGGACAGGCYAGGTAAACACTTTTGAAGCAGTGTCTTTTCAATACTATAGGCCCCTCTTAGTATCACAGTATGCACTCCTACCAAAGTAGCTACAGTAGAATAACCTGTGTTTAACATCAAATCAAGTTGTTTTAgtcgcacacacatacagtatttagctgatgttattgcaggtgtagcgaattgcttgtgttcctagctccaacagtgcagtattatcttacagttcacaacaatacacactaatctaaaagtaaaataatggaattaaggaatatagaaatattagcATTGTcagagtgtatatatatatatgatgggatgtatagacattatggacagtatgtggatagaatatgtagtatatctgaagaatacgtaggATATAATAGTATATGTTCCTGAATAGTTGGTAACACAAGACTGGTTAGTGAATACTGATGGTACAGTACAACACAATTGGAGGCCACTGTAATGCACCGTTTCAGCCAACCACCATCATCATCGCTAACTACACTATGACGTGGTTTCTCTCcagggttcttcatggagcccaCACTGTTCACAGACGTGGAGGATCACATGTTCATCGCCAAAGAGGAGTCCTTTGGCCCCATCATGGTGGTGTCCAAGTTCAAAGACGGGTACGTCTTCTAAAGAGAGAACCTTTCCTCATCACAGACCCAAGTAATAGAGCtgtgtgtggttcccaacatccccttttctccccttcTGACCTGCAGTGACATAGATGGCGTGCTAAACAGAGCCAACGACACCGAGTTCGGCCTGGCGTCCGGCGTGTTCACGCGCGACATCAACAAGGCCATGTACGTGAGCGAGAGGCTGGACGCCGGGACCGTGTTCGTCAACACTTACAACAAGACCGACGTGGCATCGCCGTTCGGCGGTTTCAAACAGTCCGGCTTCGGTAAAGACCTTGGTGAGTCTGGGGTTAATCATGTMATCATTAGGCAAGGGGTTTCATGTTGGATACGGTCATATTGGAATGTGGATCATATCGTATACTGATTTTTAGTTGGTGGTCTGTGATAAACAATGGAAAATACATGGAAATCTATTTATCTTTTTCTTGAAACATAGTCCAGAGTTCAAAGAAAATGAGCCTAGGAGCTTTGTTGTGAGCCCAACATGCTTGATTTGAGTTTGACCGATTAACTGTGCTTCGGTTCTGTCGGCAGGAGAGGATGCTCTTAACGAATACCTCAGGACCAAAGCAGTGACTGTGGAGTACTAAGGCAGCCGAATAAACTGTAACAACGACTGATCAATCAATCCACCTGATCACGACTCCAGTCAGTCTCGATCAGGAGTCCAGCTCCGCTTTCCTAACAGCAGGTGTGTGCGAGAGAGGAGACCKTTGATGTGTAGCCTACCCTCTGCCACGACCTCGTCTCAAGGTGCCAACAGTTTTGAGCATTCTGTTCGGGAACTTGCATTACGGACACATCATGGACACAGGCGGTTTTCCCCAAAGTTACAAAAGGAAAATCGCACGTATCAAACGCAGAGGTGGATTTCAGTATTCCAGAGCCAAGGTGGATTCGTCTGGATCAACACCCCTTCACTTTGAGTTTAAGGTTTCGGTTCCTCCGCTGATCATGAAAGAACGTTTTGCTTTTCAAAAGCCGAGCGCTTCAGGCAATCTCCTCCTGCTCTGTCAGTCACACATTTTTTGCAACATTTCATTTTTAGCTCAAGCATGCAGGTTCAGATTCGTATGTCAAGGTGCCACACTTCTGCTGAAGATATCCACAACTCCCTTAGTTAAATTGttatttgtaaatattttataacaaaagaaaacacactgaataatttgatatttttttgacATTGTATTTCTGTCAGAAAAGGAGCACTGTAGGTTACAACACTAGATTATGCATTTTTAAAGCACACCAACCTACCTGCCCGTTTTGGTAAAAAgaactgagggatggggctgaagaaatgtaactactctcaaatgtatagacagagctatggatgcaaggactgaccttcCATgacatcaacattatagttttaaccatgttttgttcacaaaaaatgaAGTAGaaaaagcttatatttggggttacgatggggtacgacagttgaactaagctcattaagcatctctaaggtatattcaagaatcaatgagtacatatcaatttataagtccaaaaataatGTAGAAACTGCAGATTGTTTTtagtaaataatatatatattaatttaaaTAGGATATTAAATAAACTACCTTTGAAAGACTAGTGTTGATATACGAATACAACGGCTAACACTAAGAAAGTATACGTTCAAGAATATATTTTCATCGTATGTGCCATTTTCAATTAGCATTTTGAAAACTACAGGGAAATCTGGTCTCTATGGAGATGTGAGAGACTATTCTCCTCCGAACCTTGTGTAAAAACCAGCCCCGGTACATACAGTATTGTTTGTCTTACAACATataccaccgttcaaaagtttggggtcacttagaaatgtccttgtttttgaaagaaaagcacttttttgtccattaaaataacatcaaattgatcagaaatacagtgtagacattgttaatgttacaaatgactattgtagctggaaacggctgctttttaatggaatatctacataggcgtacagaggtccatttatcagcaaccatcattcctgtgttccaatggcacgttgtgttagctaatccaagtttatcattttaaaagactaattgatcatttgaaaacccttttgcaattttgttaacacagctgaaaactgttgtgctgattaaagcaacaataaaactggccttctttagactagttgagtatctggagcatcagcatttgtgggttcgattacaggctcaaaatagccagaaacaaagacctttcttctgaaactcgtcagtctattctggttctgagaaattaaggctattccatgcgagaaattgccaagaaactgaagatctttgtacaacgctgtgtactactcacttcacagaacagcgcaaactggctctaaccagaatagaaagagtgggaagccctcaactgacagcttcattaaattgtgcccgcaaaacaccagtctcaatgtcaacagtgaaaagtcaactccgggatgctggccttttatgCAGAGTtcatctgtccagtgtctgtgttcttttgcccatcttaatattttcttttaattggccagtctgagatatggctttttctttgcaaccctGCCTAGAaggaaaccacaaatgctgatgctccagatactcaactagtctaaagaaggccagttttactgcttctttaatcagaacaacagttttcagctgtgctaacataattgcaaaagggttttctaatgatcaattagccttttaaaatgatacagattggaacacaggagtgctggttgctgataatgggcctctgtacggctatgaagatattacattttttttttaaatcagccgtttccagctacaatagtcatttaccacattaacatgtctacactgtatttctgatcaattattttaatggacaatgttttgggcttttctttcaaaaacaaggacatttctgttGTACAATGGTGAATACCCGTTTCTTATTTATCCGATGTCATGGTCTATACTTCCATTTTTCCTTTTAAACACGAGCGTTTGTGTATGCTGTGTCattcacaaccacacaacaacctTGGATTTCATACACTTATGAAATACAGTACACGGCTTCAGTACTTTTTGTTTCAGGAAACAAATGATCTGGGAAAAACTTCACAGCTCACAAACCTTGTGACCAACCGTAACATAATGCTGGGACTATTCATAAAACAAAGCAGACAGATATAAAGCATTTGGTGTTGAAGATGAGAAATACAGTCAAACGGTTCTGCTTAAATAATTCAAATGTAGCCTTGATTATCTATGCTAGTGATAAATCCTATTtaaaaatgtacacaaacaatatGAAAATGTTCTATTGAAAATGGATTGACAACAGATAGGCTAAATGTCTTCTTTCTCTGCCGTCAATGAACCATCAAGCCACTATGAACGTCAACCTTACAAGTATCCTATGGTCAGATAAACAGGAAATTATGTAAGGCACATTCTTACTGCACATGCTTGAGAAGGCACTCAATGCTTAGTCCCCATCTCATTATGGCTCAAATAGCACTGAAACTCTTGTTGACACATGATATTTGGCCCTTATAGTACAGACACCCTCCTATGTAGACACCAGTGTCCCCTTTATCCCTCACTGCAGCAGGTCTCCATCCACTGTTAATCCATTAGCCCTCCAGGACCATCTCCTCACCTTCCTACGGTAAGTTCTTATTCTTTCACTCATAATGGTTATGAAAAGGGCTTGGAGAAGGAGAACTGATCCCACGTCAGTTGATTAGTATTACCAACGCATGTCAATATTACACACTGCAACTGTCCCAGTAGTCTCTTTAGAGGCCTATAACGGCCTAATCCACTTGTTTCTCCAGGACTTGGATATGAACCTTCTTTTTCTGCCTCTGGTAGTTGCCAGGCAGTTTGAGGTTCTCCTCTGTGAGCGTGCTCCTCCTCAGTGAGTCGCTGTCTGAACTACTGAGCTCCACCAGCGACACACYCTGATAGAGAGACAAGGGAATCAATGTCATCAACGACATAACACAATTTATCTCATCAACATAATGGGCTCATTTGAATGGTAAGccgaatgtcaaatcaaattttattagtcacatacacatggttagcagatgttaatgcgagtgtagcgaaatgcttgtgcttcaagttccgacaatgcagtaataaccaacagtaatctaacctaacaattccacactactaccttacacacacacacacaagtttaaaggataaagaatattacataaagatatattaatgagtggtggtacagaacggcatggcaatgcagtagatggtatagagtacggtatatacgtatgagatgagtactgtagggtatgtaaacataaagtggcatagtttaaaaggctagtggtacatgtattgcataaagatgcaagatgcagtagatgatatagagtacagtatatacatatgagatgggtaatgtagggtatgtaaacattgtattaagtggcattgcttaaagtggctagtggtacatttttacataatttccatcaattcccatttttaaagtggctggagttgagtcagtatgttggcagcggccgctaaatgttagtggtggctgtttaacagtctgatggccttgagatagaagctgtttttcagtctctcggtccctgctttgatgcacctgtactgacctcgccttctggatgatagcggggtgaacaggcagtggcttgggtggttgtttccttgatgatctttatggccttcctgtgacatcgggtggtgtaggtgtcctggagggcaggtagtttgcccctggtgatgcgttctgcagacctcactaccctctggagagccttacggttgtggcggagcagttgccgtaccaggcggtgatacagcccgacaggatgctctcgattgtgcatctgtagaagtttgtgagtgcttttggtgacaagccgaatttcttcagcctcctgaggttgaagaggcgctgctgcgccttcttcacaacgctgtctgtgtgggtggaccaattcagtttgtccgtgatgtgtacaccgaggaacttaaaactttccaccttctccactactgacccgtcgatgtggataaggggtgctccctctgctgtttctgaagtccacaatcatctcctttgtttggacgttgagtatgaggtattttcctgacaccacactccgagggccctcacctcctccctgtaggccgtctcgtcgttgttggtaatcaagcctaccactgtagtgtcatccgcaaacttgatgattgagttggaggcgtgcatggccacgcagtcgtggtgaacagggagtacaggagagggctcagaacgcacccttgtgggccccagtgttgagatcagcggggtggagatgttgttacctaccctcaccacctgggcgggcccgtcaggaagtccaggacccagttgcacagggcgggtcgagacccagggtctcgagcttgatgacgagtttggagggtactatggtgttaaatgctgagctgtaatcgatgaacagcattctcacatgggtattcctcttgtccagatgggttagggcagtgtgcagtgtgttgcgattgcgtcgtctgtggacctatttggtcggtaagcaaattggagtgggtctagggtgtcggtagggtggaggtgatatggtccttgactagtctctcaaagcacttcatgatgacggaagtgagtgctacgggcggaagtcgtttagctcagttaccttagctttcttgggaacaggaacaatggtggccctcttgaagcatgtgggaacagcagactgggataaggattgattgaatatgtccgtaaacacaccagccagctggtctgcgcatgctctgaggacgcggctggaatgccgtctgggcctgcagccttgcgagggttaacacgtttaaatgtttttctcacctcggctgcagtgaaggagagcccgcagtttggtagggggccgtgtcagtggcactgtattgtcctcaaagcgggcaaaaagttgtttagcctgtctgggagcaagacatcctggtcctcgacggggctggttttcttgtaatccgtgattgactgtagaccctgccacatacctcttgtgtctgagctgttgaatttcgactcgattttgtctctgtactgagacttagcctgtttgattgccttgcggagagaatagctacactgtttgtattcggtcatgcttccggtcaccttgccctggttaaaagcagtggttcgcgctttcagtttcacgcgaatgctgccgtcaatccacggtttctggtttgggaatgtttttatcgttgctgtggtacgacatcgtcaatgcacttcctaatgaactcgctcaccgaatcagcatattcgtcaatattgttgttgacgcgatgcggaacatattccaatccgcgtgatcgaagcagtcttgaagcgtggattcagattggtcgaccagcgttgaacagacctgagcgcgggagcttgttgtttgagtttctgtttgtaggctggaatcaacaaaatggagtcgtggtcagcttttccgaaaggggggcgggggaggccttataagcgtcgcggaaattagtaaaacaatgtctagtgtttttccagccctggtagcacaatcatatgctgatagaatttagggagtttgttttttagattagccttgttaaaatccccagctacgatgaatgcagcctcagggtgtgtggtttccagtttacaaagagtcagataaagttcgttcagggccatcgatgtgtctgcttgggggggaatgtatacggctgtgattatgattgacgagaattcccttggtagataatgcgtcgacatttgattgtgaggagtctagatcaggtgaacagaacgacttgagttcttgtgtgttgttatgatgatcacacacttctcgttaatcataaggcatacccccccgcccctcttcttaccggaaagatgtttgtttctgtcggcgcgatgcatgaagaaaccagctggctgcaccgactccgttagcgtcccttgagttagccatgtttccgtgaagcagagcacgttgcaatccctgatgtctctctggaatgctacccgtgctcggatttcatcaaccttattgtcaagagactggacattggcgagtagtatgctagggagtggagccggatgtgcccgtctccgaagcctgaccacgagaccgccacgttttcccctttttcggcgtcgcacagggtcgccggctgggatcagatccattgtattgggtggaaggcagaacactggatccgtttcgggaaagtcatattcctggtaggaacgatgatgagttgacgttaatcgtatattcagtagttcctcccgactgtatgtaatgaaacctaagattacccggggtaccgatgtaagaaataacacgtaaaaaaacaaaatactgcatattttccaaggaacacgaagcgaggcggccatctcttttcggcgccggcgATGTGTTTTTACAATAGTTTTTACaatatgtcaaaataaacatCTCCAACCCACATttcacactcacaaactgaaaatatatgcgtacattgtacaatcaattgGTGAGAAAGACTCATATCACATTAAATTTGTACATATCCACTGTATACATGAATTGcagcaaagttggttcctgtttcaatCACGTCCTTGGTCACGTTCACGTGAGTCAAACAAAAACagcctaatgattggttgacaatagagcctcccacaatgcaggtgaaGGCTACAGGATGACCTTTAATCACAGGATTtctgtaaagttcatgcagtcgacatgtaGTTGCAAGTCGTACAATTTTTATCCtgataatgcaacacactttgaaaggcggtgaccAACGATGGTCCCCGACTTCACAAAAGTGATCAGCTCGAACTCGCACAACGTCTCACCTGCAGTTTAAGGACAGAGTCAGCAATGTGCAAAGTAAACAGCAGAATATGGAAGACTTCCACAAAAACCATGAGTGCGAGGCACAAGGCCAAACTTCACAGTTGTTGCCCCGGGAGCTATAATGTTGCAGCAGAATGACAAAAAACCCAACCGTGCACACGCACATTGTCTTGTTGCACTCATCTGCGGTTCAACCTGTTAATTGTGGCAAAGTCATATCGCAGAGTCTCGGTTTAATTGAGCTGATGGAAACTGGAAGGACCCTTTCTCTGCTCAGTTGTTCCACAAAATGTAGCCTGAACAGCCGCTAGTGGTCGCTGTTTACCTCTCTTTTGGAGTGGGACCGAGATAACAGCGACCACTAGCGGCTGTTCAGGCTACACAATATGATAGGCCTGCTCGTGCTGTTCCGACGTCACACTTCCCCTCGCTATAAAAGACAGCCACACTAGACTCACCATCTCTATGACCTTTCCagactcctccaccctctctatgTCATAGTGGCCCTCAGGTGCCTGCTCCATCTGCAACTTGAGCTTCTCATTGGCCTGGGCCATCTGGGGCAGGAAGTTCTGCAGTCTGTCCATAATTGAAACACGACACATTTACATACAACTGTAACTACACACGTAGCAATCTACTTAACATATTTAGCAAGCAATACACACATTTCGATGGGCTAGAATCTACAAATAACCATGGTGTGCTGTTATTATTCTGTTTCTGTCTCGGTAATGACCTGAAACGGAATAACAGCGCACCCTGGCAGAAGACGTGGCTATTTGTAGAATCTAGCCCATCTACAAACAAACGCTAGAAATGTTTTTAACTCACCACTACTTCTTGGGACCCTCTTGGTTTGCAAAGAACTGCTAGCTTTGGGCCCCTTCGACTTGAGGAGAAGCTTGTCATGAAGACCTATGTACAAGGACACCGAAATGTTACATCTGACCACACTGATAGTATGAACACAACAGTGGATGCTGCTGAGAGAAGGTCGGCTCATAACAATGTCCAGAATGgagtgaatggtatcaaacacatgtttttttcagtcgtgacattattatgagccatcctcccctcagcagcctccactggaacaCAGTGTTGTTAAGAGTTGGTGCATGTAGCTAGGACATTGATGGTAAAATTAAATGAAATAGCTATAATTGTACAATTTGTCAACTCAGTTAAATCAGTTGATAAAGCAATTCCGGAAAAAGGATCAAACCTCCTCCGTTGCCACACGCGAACAAGTCTTGTGAGCTTGTTTTCTTGTTGTTCAAATTGAATTCCATTTTCTTCGTATGATGATTTTGCTTCAGCGTGTGTGCTGCCGCTGTTTTGTGCTTGCTTCCGCAACGTGGAATCCACTTCCGGTGTCATGAACGCCGACGacgtttcaaaataaaagtccctgaGTTTCGTAGCAGGAAGAGGATGTCACATAAACGTgttaggtgcagtgaaatgtgctgTTTTTACACAgcgtcagccatagtagtatggtgCCCTTGGAGCaaatttgggttaagtgccttgctcaaggcacagCCGGCAATGCTATTCGTCTATGCTATTACATAGTAACAGAAAAAATGTCTGTACTTTAGACTAATATTATAATGCAATATTTTATGTATGAAGTTATGTGGTCTGTcatcttttttttggggggggggggttatatgtGTTCTTGCCTGACTTTAATCATTTGTCaataaaataagtatttaaaaaaaaatatatatatatattgttttgtttaaaaaatatttgtcccTGTTCTAATTTCATGGTCAAGATCATGACATTGATGGTAAAATTAAATGAAATAGCTATAATTGTACAATTTGTCAACTACTTTTTAAAGTTTATTTTTGAATTTTTCTGGTGATACAATTTGATTAATTATATTAAACTCCAAATGATTGGTCACTACTGTCTGTATTTATCTATATCACGAAGACTCTTATTATAATGTGCTAAATGTAATATTATTACTGACGGAACTGACATCTTTTATTAAACCTATGACATTTGTAGAGCATCAGGAGTGTGAGTGCTGCAATTTGTGCAAAGAAAGCTTTTGGAGCTTTATGATGTTGTAAATAACATAACAGGCTTAAAGGTTCTGGcaaacaaattaaatgtatttataaagtcctttttacatcagcacatgtcacaaagtgcttatgcagaaacccagcctaaaaccccaaacggcaagcaatgcagatgtagaagcacggttgctcggaaaaactccctagaaaggcaggaacctaggaagaaacctagagaggaaccaggctctgagccAGGCTCtgagccagtcctcttctggctgtgccgggtggagattataagagtaaatggccattaaggccagattgttcttcaagatgttcaaacgtccatagatgatcagcagggtcaaataataatcacagttgttgtagagggtgcaacaaatcagtacctcaggagtaaatgtcagttggcttttcatagccgagcattcagtgTTCGAGAGAGCAgttgcagtagagagagagagcgagagagcgagagagggagagggagagggagagggagagtcaaaaacagcaggtccaggacaatgtaacacgtccggtgaacaggccagggttccatagtcgcaggcagaacaattgaaactggagcagcagcacggccaggtggactgtggacagccagaagtcatcaggccaggtaatcctgaggcatggtcctagggctcaggtcctctgggaggggagggagagagaattaaattcacacaggacaccagataagataagataattacaccagatataacagacctACCCTAGCCCcccagcacatagactattgcagcataggtACTGGAAGCTGAGACGGGGGGGGGATCTGGGGACACAGTGGCCCCGttcgacaatacccccggacagggccaaccaggcaggatataaacccACCCAGTTTGCCAAAgcccagctcccacaccactagagggatatcaacagaccaccaacttactaccctaaGACAAGGCtcagtatagcccacgaagatctcctccacgaGCCCGAGGGGGTGCAAAACCAAGGGGGCGAAAACACATTTTGTACATTAAGTAAAGTGCTCTGACATACGATCATATGATCCGAGGAATAATCACCAAccagtggcaacccgtcattcattttgagccccacattttaagcaaaaaaaacacaaatatatatatttttttggggggggcttgtctgttttgcatgttattttggcattaatacgtgtcacatatcagtttgcaaacaatgtaaaaaatatatatacagtggggagaacaagtatttgatacactgccgattttgcaggttttcctacttacaaagcatgtagaggtctgtcatttttatcataggtacacttcaactgtgagagacggaatctaaaacaaaaatccagaaaatcacattgtatgatttttagtaattaatttgcattttattgcatgacataagtatttgatcacctaccaaccagt
It includes:
- the LOC112069326 gene encoding NOP protein chaperone 1-like gives rise to the protein MDRLQNFLPQMAQANEKLKLQMEQAPEGHYDIERVEESGKVIEMXVSLVELSSSDSDSLRRSTLTEENLKLPGNYQRQKKKVHIQVLEKQVD